In Modestobacter versicolor, a single genomic region encodes these proteins:
- a CDS encoding arginine repressor, whose protein sequence is MTTALTRSARHARIAELISAGPVTSQTQLARLLAESGVDVTQATLSRDLEELGAIKLRGSDGAPASYVLPPENAPLRPAQSAPARLTRLLADLLTSAEGSANLAVVRTPPGAAQFLASGLDKVGLPDVLGTIAGDDTLMVVSRDPDGGPALADRLRALAERARPAHGDDTDLQGDVEESAE, encoded by the coding sequence ATGACCACGGCCCTGACCCGCTCTGCCCGGCACGCCCGGATCGCCGAGCTGATCAGCGCCGGGCCGGTGACCTCGCAGACCCAGCTCGCCCGGCTGCTGGCGGAGTCCGGGGTCGACGTCACCCAGGCCACCCTGTCCCGCGACCTGGAGGAGCTCGGCGCCATCAAGCTGCGCGGCTCCGACGGGGCGCCGGCGTCGTACGTGCTGCCGCCGGAGAACGCGCCGCTGCGCCCCGCGCAGTCCGCGCCGGCCCGGCTCACCCGGCTGCTGGCCGACCTGCTCACCTCCGCGGAGGGGAGCGCCAACCTGGCCGTCGTCCGCACGCCGCCGGGGGCCGCCCAGTTCCTCGCCTCCGGGCTGGACAAGGTCGGCCTCCCCGACGTGCTGGGCACGATCGCCGGGGACGACACTCTGATGGTCGTCTCGCGCGACCCGGACGGCGGCCCCGCGCTCGCCGACCGGCTGCGCGCCCTCGCCGAGCGCGCGCGCCCGGCGCACGGGGACGACACCGACCTGCAGGGCGACGTGGAGGAGAGCGCAGAGTGA
- the argF gene encoding ornithine carbamoyltransferase: MTVRHFTKDDDLSPAEQAEVLALAAQLKASRHTAQAPTPLRAPNGSARTVAVLFDKPSTRTRVSFSVGIADLGGSPLVIDTGSTQLNRGEPVEDTTRVLDRQVAAIVWRTFGQDRLDAMAAVSRVPVVNALTDAYHPCQILADLQTVAERKGTLAGLTFSYLGDGANNMAHSYLLGGALAGMHVRVGSPESFQPDPAVLERAAEIAAETGGSVQWTADAAAAADGADVLVTDTWVSMGQEDEYDTRTAPFLPYAVDEPALARAADDAVVLHCLPAYRGKEIAAEVIDGPKSAVWDEAENRLHAQKALLLWLLERSG, encoded by the coding sequence GTGACGGTCCGGCACTTCACCAAGGACGACGACCTCAGCCCGGCCGAGCAGGCCGAGGTGCTCGCGCTGGCCGCCCAGCTCAAGGCGAGCCGGCACACCGCGCAGGCGCCCACCCCGCTGCGCGCGCCCAACGGCTCGGCCCGCACGGTCGCGGTGCTGTTCGACAAGCCCTCCACCCGCACCCGGGTGTCCTTCTCCGTGGGCATCGCCGACCTGGGCGGCTCGCCGCTGGTCATCGACACCGGCTCCACCCAGCTCAACCGCGGCGAGCCGGTCGAGGACACCACCCGGGTGCTGGACCGGCAGGTGGCGGCGATCGTCTGGCGCACCTTCGGCCAGGACCGGCTGGACGCGATGGCCGCGGTCAGCCGGGTACCGGTGGTCAACGCGCTCACCGACGCCTACCACCCGTGCCAGATCCTGGCCGATCTGCAGACCGTCGCCGAGCGCAAGGGCACGCTCGCCGGGCTCACCTTCAGCTACCTCGGCGACGGCGCGAACAACATGGCGCACTCCTACCTGCTGGGCGGCGCGCTGGCCGGCATGCACGTGCGGGTCGGGTCGCCGGAGTCCTTCCAGCCCGACCCGGCGGTGCTGGAGCGGGCGGCGGAGATCGCCGCGGAGACCGGGGGCTCGGTGCAGTGGACGGCCGACGCGGCCGCCGCCGCCGACGGCGCGGACGTGCTGGTCACCGACACCTGGGTCTCGATGGGCCAGGAGGACGAGTACGACACCCGCACCGCGCCGTTCCTGCCCTACGCCGTCGACGAGCCGGCGCTGGCCCGGGCCGCGGACGACGCCGTCGTGCTGCACTGCCTGCCGGCCTACCGCGGCAAGGAGATCGCCGCCGAGGTGATCGACGGCCCGAAGAGCGCGGTGTGGGACGAGGCGGAGAACCGGCTGCACGCGCAGAAGGCGCTGCTGCTCTGGCTGCTGGAGCGCTCGGGATGA
- a CDS encoding acetylornithine transaminase: MTHTEELATRWSAVMMGNYRTPPVALARGAGATVWDVDGTEYTDLLGGIATTILGHAHPAVVHAITAQAQLLGHVSNLAMHEPGVLLAERLLELAGRPGRVFFCNSGAEANEAAFKISRLTGRPEVVTAVGSFHGRTMGALALTGQPGKAAAFAPLPGGVRHVPYGDADALQLTDRTAMVLLEPMLGEGGVLPAPAGYLAAAATAARDAGALFAVDEVQTGTGRTGHWFAHQADGLQPDVVTLAKALGGGLPLGATLAFGTAADLLTAGSHGSTFGGNPIAAAAALAVLDTIRDEGLLERAKEIEHRFTAGIEALGHPGVSGVRGQGALLGVVLTAPVAAALEAQLRTAGFLTNGVAADVVRLAPSLVVTDAQIDAFVAALPAALDAALQEADQ; encoded by the coding sequence ATGACGCACACCGAGGAGCTGGCCACCCGCTGGTCGGCCGTGATGATGGGCAACTACCGCACGCCACCGGTCGCGCTGGCGCGCGGCGCCGGCGCCACCGTCTGGGACGTCGACGGCACCGAGTACACCGACCTGCTGGGCGGGATCGCGACCACGATCCTCGGCCACGCGCACCCGGCGGTCGTGCACGCGATCACCGCCCAGGCGCAGCTGCTGGGGCACGTGTCCAACCTGGCGATGCACGAGCCGGGCGTGCTGCTCGCCGAGCGGTTGCTGGAGCTCGCCGGCCGGCCCGGCCGGGTCTTCTTCTGCAACTCCGGCGCCGAGGCCAACGAGGCCGCGTTCAAGATCAGCCGGCTGACCGGCCGGCCCGAGGTGGTCACCGCCGTCGGGTCGTTCCACGGCCGCACGATGGGCGCCCTGGCGCTCACCGGCCAGCCCGGCAAGGCCGCCGCCTTCGCCCCGCTGCCCGGCGGGGTGCGGCACGTGCCCTACGGCGACGCCGACGCCCTGCAGCTGACCGACCGGACGGCGATGGTGCTGCTGGAGCCGATGCTGGGGGAGGGCGGCGTGCTGCCGGCCCCGGCCGGCTACCTGGCCGCCGCCGCGACCGCCGCCCGCGACGCCGGTGCGCTGTTCGCCGTCGACGAGGTGCAGACCGGCACCGGCCGCACCGGGCACTGGTTCGCCCACCAGGCCGACGGGTTGCAGCCCGACGTCGTCACCCTGGCCAAGGCGCTCGGCGGCGGGCTGCCGCTGGGCGCCACCCTGGCCTTCGGCACGGCGGCCGACCTGCTGACGGCCGGGAGCCACGGCTCCACCTTCGGCGGCAACCCGATCGCCGCGGCCGCCGCGCTGGCGGTGCTGGACACCATCCGCGACGAGGGGCTGCTGGAGCGGGCCAAGGAGATCGAGCACCGCTTCACCGCCGGCATCGAGGCGCTCGGCCACCCGGGCGTCAGCGGGGTGCGGGGCCAGGGCGCGCTGCTGGGCGTCGTCCTCACCGCGCCGGTCGCCGCCGCGCTGGAGGCGCAGCTGCGCACCGCCGGCTTCCTCACCAACGGGGTCGCGGCGGACGTCGTCCGGCTCGCCCCCTCGCTGGTGGTCACCGACGCCCAGATCGACGCCTTCGTCGCCGCGCTGCCGGCGGCCCTCGACGCCGCTCTCCAGGAGGCAGACCAGTGA